From Ruminococcus sp. HUN007, a single genomic window includes:
- a CDS encoding YfhO family protein, which translates to MKKSKISCLRVFAAAFLMFSIMVIPDLVYNKGYLIFYGDFNSQQLPFLRHMHECVSSGNILWDWGTDLGSDFINSYSFYLLGSPFFWLTMAVPGKYVLYTVPWILALKYAFAALTSYTYIRRFTSRDSSAAVGCLLYAFSGFQAYNIFFNHFHDVTALFPLMLTALEEHVTKKRRGIFALTVALMAVTNYFFFAGQAVFLLIYFLIRSRCSDFRITKQKFLTLAAETLLGTAAASVLLVPAAVSVLGNYRVSKHLYGIDMLAYSDRTRIWRIIQSFFMIPDSPARPNLFSDGSAKWSSIAGYLPMFSMAAVISFLKHKPDSWQSRLIKTCIIFSFVPVLNSAFCLFNAEYYARWFYMPVLIMSLVTAQVLESTDIETKSGFRICAFMLSVFLAVSFLPAKEKDEVKWMAFGSHRYYLYLTVGITALLLAAGGYIFILKRSGKPYEKKSSHIHCSCRTDLHFSSVLLRYL; encoded by the coding sequence ATGAAAAAATCAAAAATTTCCTGTCTGCGTGTTTTTGCTGCTGCCTTTCTGATGTTCAGCATAATGGTCATTCCGGATCTTGTGTACAACAAAGGCTATCTTATCTTTTACGGAGATTTCAATTCGCAGCAGCTCCCTTTTCTCAGACACATGCACGAATGTGTTTCATCAGGAAATATTCTTTGGGACTGGGGTACTGATCTCGGAAGCGATTTCATAAACTCCTATTCCTTTTATCTTCTCGGAAGTCCTTTTTTCTGGCTTACAATGGCTGTTCCCGGAAAATACGTACTGTATACAGTACCGTGGATCCTGGCACTCAAATACGCCTTTGCAGCTCTGACTTCCTATACGTATATCAGAAGATTCACATCCCGCGACAGTTCAGCGGCCGTCGGATGCCTGCTCTATGCTTTTTCAGGATTTCAGGCATACAACATCTTCTTCAACCATTTTCACGATGTAACAGCACTCTTTCCGCTCATGCTTACTGCACTGGAAGAGCACGTTACAAAAAAACGGAGAGGAATTTTCGCGCTTACCGTCGCCCTCATGGCAGTTACAAATTACTTTTTCTTTGCCGGTCAGGCAGTGTTTCTTCTTATCTATTTTCTGATACGTTCACGCTGCAGTGACTTCCGTATCACAAAACAGAAATTTCTGACACTTGCTGCCGAAACCCTGCTCGGCACTGCGGCTGCCTCAGTGCTGCTCGTACCTGCAGCTGTTTCTGTACTCGGAAACTACAGAGTATCAAAGCATCTTTACGGAATAGACATGCTGGCTTACAGTGACCGTACACGAATATGGCGCATAATCCAGAGCTTCTTCATGATTCCTGACTCCCCTGCACGTCCGAACCTGTTCAGTGACGGATCAGCCAAGTGGTCATCGATTGCCGGTTATCTTCCGATGTTCTCCATGGCCGCCGTCATTTCGTTCTTAAAGCACAAACCGGATTCATGGCAGTCAAGACTTATAAAGACCTGTATCATCTTCTCATTCGTGCCGGTGCTCAATTCCGCTTTCTGCCTGTTCAACGCCGAGTACTATGCAAGATGGTTCTACATGCCGGTACTGATAATGTCCCTTGTCACAGCTCAGGTTCTGGAAAGCACGGACATTGAAACAAAGTCAGGATTCCGTATATGTGCTTTTATGCTTTCAGTTTTCCTTGCCGTCTCATTCCTTCCCGCAAAGGAAAAGGATGAGGTAAAATGGATGGCTTTCGGCAGCCACAGATACTATCTGTATCTGACTGTCGGGATCACCGCTCTGCTTCTTGCTGCCGGAGGATATATTTTCATCCTGAAAAGATCCGGAAAACCATATGAAAAAAAAAGCAGTCATATTCACTGCTCTTGCCGGACTGATCTCCACTTCAGCAGTGTTTTACTTCGGTATTTATGA
- the murC gene encoding UDP-N-acetylmuramate--L-alanine ligase has translation MIKVNTSILEGKKHIHFIGIGGSGMYPLAQILHAKGYYLTGSDNNETETLDAVRKMGIPVYLGQRAENIEGADLIVHTAAIMADNPELIASKASGVPVLERSELLGIVTSWYENAICVSGTHGKTTTTSMITQILHTEGIDISAFIGGKLPCIGGSGKAGSSDILVCEACEFVDTFLKLYPDTSVILNIDADHLDYFGTLDNIIASFRKFAEKTSKTLIVNADDANTMKAVAGIENKNIITFGTSSSCDYYPANINRPSGTQAKYELMHKGEKLCDVTINVPGEHNILNSVAAAAAAHSAGASPEFITKGLEEFGGAKRRFEIIGKKNDITVADDYAHHPAELTVTLNAAMQMGYKNVWAVFQPFTFSRTSMLLDDFAKALSIPDKVVLTNIMGSREKNTYNIFTKDLADKIDGCIYFDKEKKAVQTNECKQADFDTVTDYLCEHAAPGDLIITLGCGDVYKVAKAVYNKLK, from the coding sequence ATGATAAAAGTGAATACAAGTATATTAGAAGGAAAAAAGCACATACATTTTATCGGAATAGGCGGTTCAGGTATGTATCCGCTGGCACAGATACTCCACGCAAAGGGATACTATCTCACAGGATCAGACAACAACGAGACTGAAACTCTTGATGCCGTAAGAAAGATGGGCATTCCGGTTTATCTCGGACAGCGTGCTGAAAACATTGAAGGTGCAGACCTTATCGTGCACACAGCAGCTATCATGGCTGACAATCCGGAACTTATCGCTTCAAAGGCAAGCGGTGTGCCGGTGCTCGAAAGAAGTGAACTCCTCGGAATCGTTACAAGCTGGTACGAAAACGCCATCTGCGTTTCAGGTACCCACGGCAAGACAACAACCACTTCAATGATCACACAGATCCTCCACACTGAAGGCATTGACATTTCCGCATTTATCGGGGGAAAGCTCCCTTGCATCGGCGGAAGCGGCAAGGCAGGAAGCAGTGATATACTCGTCTGCGAAGCATGTGAATTCGTTGACACCTTCCTTAAGCTCTACCCGGATACATCTGTTATCCTTAACATCGACGCTGATCATCTTGACTACTTCGGCACACTCGACAACATTATCGCTTCATTCAGAAAATTTGCTGAAAAGACATCAAAGACACTCATTGTAAATGCTGATGACGCAAACACAATGAAAGCTGTTGCAGGAATCGAAAACAAGAACATAATCACATTCGGTACTTCATCATCATGCGACTACTATCCGGCAAACATAAACAGACCGAGCGGTACACAGGCTAAGTACGAGCTTATGCACAAGGGCGAAAAACTCTGTGACGTTACTATAAACGTTCCGGGTGAACACAACATTTTAAATTCAGTTGCAGCTGCTGCCGCTGCCCACAGTGCCGGCGCCTCACCTGAATTCATCACAAAAGGTCTTGAGGAATTCGGCGGTGCAAAGAGAAGATTTGAAATAATCGGAAAGAAGAACGATATAACAGTAGCCGATGACTACGCTCATCATCCTGCAGAACTTACTGTTACTCTCAATGCTGCAATGCAGATGGGTTACAAGAACGTATGGGCAGTATTCCAGCCGTTCACATTCTCAAGAACATCAATGCTCCTTGATGATTTTGCAAAGGCCCTTTCCATTCCTGACAAGGTGGTTCTTACAAACATCATGGGTTCACGCGAAAAGAACACATACAACATCTTCACAAAGGACCTTGCAGACAAGATCGACGGATGCATTTACTTTGACAAGGAAAAGAAAGCCGTTCAGACAAATGAATGCAAGCAGGCCGACTTCGATACAGTAACTGATTATCTCTGCGAACACGCAGCTCCGGGAGACCTTATAATCACACTCGGATGCGGCGACGTTTACAAGGTGGCAAAAGCTGTTTACAATAAACTTAAGTAA
- a CDS encoding YfhO family protein — MKKKAVIFTALAGLISTSAVFYFGIYDGPYPDRYIDASVNDTSSSAVSTDGEFFRTDISENADNFPMFWGLPSMRCFQSTVSPSVMDFYSTVGIKRDVASRADTSYYALRGLLSVKYYFNQYEYGTVREEKPLSMPGFEKISSGDNFAVYENRDFVPVGFAYDSYITETDLKKCYGASKANALMHAVLLSEDTAKRLDGILSRCQIQPSELNRDTYTEDCRLRRRTSCTDFRTSARGFEASAETEKETLIFFSVPYDKGFKAYVNGKKADIDKVNGGFMAVVVPAGKSEIRFTYFTYGLREGIIISATALILFVIYIFFNAKFRRTRQIRGSEKETENKSVTVKA, encoded by the coding sequence ATGAAAAAAAAAGCAGTCATATTCACTGCTCTTGCCGGACTGATCTCCACTTCAGCAGTGTTTTACTTCGGTATTTATGACGGACCTTATCCGGACCGCTATATCGATGCTTCAGTAAATGACACTTCATCATCAGCAGTAAGCACTGACGGTGAATTCTTCAGAACCGACATTTCTGAAAACGCAGACAACTTTCCTATGTTCTGGGGACTTCCGTCCATGCGTTGTTTTCAGAGTACCGTTTCTCCTTCAGTTATGGATTTTTACAGCACAGTCGGCATCAAACGTGATGTCGCTTCCCGTGCTGATACTTCATACTACGCTCTGCGCGGACTGCTTTCGGTAAAGTACTATTTTAACCAGTATGAATACGGCACCGTCAGAGAAGAAAAACCATTATCCATGCCCGGATTTGAAAAGATCTCTTCCGGTGATAATTTTGCAGTATATGAAAACAGAGATTTTGTTCCGGTCGGCTTTGCCTACGATTCATACATCACTGAAACAGACCTGAAAAAATGCTACGGTGCTTCGAAGGCAAATGCGCTCATGCATGCAGTACTTCTTTCGGAGGATACCGCAAAACGGCTTGACGGCATTCTTTCCAGATGTCAGATACAGCCGTCAGAGCTTAACAGAGATACATACACTGAAGACTGCCGCCTTCGCCGCAGAACTTCATGCACAGATTTCAGAACGTCAGCACGCGGATTTGAAGCTTCGGCTGAAACGGAAAAGGAAACCCTGATTTTCTTCAGCGTTCCGTACGACAAGGGTTTCAAAGCCTATGTTAACGGTAAAAAAGCAGATATAGATAAAGTAAACGGCGGATTTATGGCTGTAGTCGTACCTGCAGGAAAAAGTGAGATCCGGTTCACATACTTCACCTACGGTCTGCGTGAAGGGATCATAATTTCAGCCACAGCACTGATCCTGTTTGTCATATACATCTTCTTTAACGCAAAATTCAGACGCACGCGGCAGATCCGCGGATCTGAAAAAGAAACAGAAAACAAATCAGTTACAGTGAAAGCCTGA
- a CDS encoding NUDIX hydrolase, whose product MHLEEKTKDSTIVYDGKIFKIKRDNALLEDGSTAVREFVVHYGGVCILPVNDDGTILLVKQYRYPLGKTTLEVPAGKLEKGEDHFEAGKRELLEETGTTSASFEYLGEIAPIPAYTTEIIHMYLAKGLTFSAPDPDDDEFLDVVRIPFEEALEMVLDGRITDSKTMIIIMKAALMNNPKQQKTKE is encoded by the coding sequence ATGCATCTTGAAGAGAAAACCAAAGACAGTACCATCGTTTATGACGGTAAGATCTTTAAAATAAAAAGAGACAACGCACTCCTTGAAGACGGCAGCACAGCCGTCAGGGAATTTGTAGTGCATTACGGAGGAGTCTGCATACTTCCGGTAAACGACGACGGTACAATACTTCTGGTAAAACAGTACCGCTATCCGCTCGGAAAGACAACTCTGGAAGTACCGGCCGGCAAACTCGAAAAAGGCGAAGACCACTTCGAAGCCGGAAAGCGTGAGCTTCTTGAAGAGACCGGTACCACATCCGCTTCTTTTGAATATCTCGGTGAAATAGCCCCTATACCGGCATACACCACCGAAATAATACACATGTATCTGGCAAAGGGACTGACATTCTCAGCACCGGATCCTGATGACGACGAATTTCTCGACGTCGTTCGGATACCTTTTGAAGAAGCCCTTGAAATGGTACTCGACGGCAGAATAACAGATTCAAAAACAATGATAATAATAATGAAAGCTGCGCTGATGAATAATCCTAAGCAGCAGAAAACAAAGGAATGA
- a CDS encoding TM2 domain-containing protein translates to MDENNTDRKSINLTKENGRARVREAYPVYNNSNTDSASLEKQEYRNRQDYQYNQPPVPQYDDPMPARNNYGAAPVQQNYPAQTQYQTPNDDLGRYYNYEAPVQNVPQPVPQITQPPIPQMNMMNAGPQMNMNNQMNQQINNQPMKFCKFCGERIPADAVICTHCGRQVEEIRGAAVNRSMDQQSPVVNVNNNFGGYDIMESDKSKSTSVLLAALGFLGFAGIHRFYVGKPLSGLLWLCTGGLCGFGTLVDVIQIASGTFRDGAGRIIKR, encoded by the coding sequence ATGGACGAGAATAATACAGACAGAAAAAGCATTAATCTTACAAAAGAAAACGGCAGGGCACGTGTAAGAGAAGCGTATCCTGTCTATAACAACAGTAATACAGATTCAGCATCTCTTGAAAAGCAGGAATACAGAAACCGTCAGGATTATCAGTATAATCAGCCTCCGGTTCCTCAGTACGATGATCCGATGCCTGCAAGAAACAATTACGGCGCTGCGCCGGTTCAGCAGAATTACCCGGCTCAGACACAGTATCAGACTCCGAACGACGATCTCGGACGTTACTATAACTATGAAGCACCTGTTCAGAATGTTCCGCAGCCGGTACCTCAGATAACACAGCCGCCGATACCGCAGATGAACATGATGAATGCAGGTCCGCAGATGAACATGAATAATCAGATGAATCAGCAGATCAATAATCAGCCGATGAAATTCTGCAAGTTCTGCGGTGAAAGGATCCCGGCCGATGCAGTTATCTGTACTCACTGCGGCCGTCAGGTAGAGGAGATCAGGGGTGCAGCAGTGAACCGTTCAATGGATCAGCAGTCACCTGTGGTCAACGTAAACAACAATTTCGGCGGATACGACATAATGGAAAGTGACAAGTCCAAGTCAACGAGCGTACTTCTTGCAGCTCTCGGATTCCTGGGCTTTGCGGGTATACATCGTTTCTATGTCGGCAAACCGCTTTCAGGACTGCTCTGGCTCTGTACCGGAGGACTCTGCGGTTTCGGCACACTTGTGGATGTTATTCAGATCGCAAGCGGTACTTTCAGAGACGGTGCTGGACGAATAATAAAAAGATAA
- a CDS encoding metallophosphoesterase, translating into MRIVVMSDTHRLFSSVQKIIEAQPDADMYIHLGDAEGSMDMAHIIYPDKKFYCVRGNCDDDISLSSELVIPVDEKHSIFATHGHRYGVHGSTKELVEAARRNGCDIVCYGHTHLTENTYSDGMYILNPGSAACPRGTSERTYAFIDIGNHGVFISIAAL; encoded by the coding sequence ATGAGAATCGTAGTGATGTCTGATACTCACAGACTTTTCAGCTCAGTGCAGAAAATCATAGAAGCTCAGCCTGACGCTGATATGTACATACATCTTGGCGATGCTGAAGGCAGCATGGATATGGCTCACATTATCTACCCGGACAAAAAGTTTTACTGTGTCCGCGGAAACTGCGACGACGACATCAGCCTTTCCTCTGAACTGGTCATACCTGTAGATGAAAAGCACAGCATTTTTGCCACTCACGGTCACCGTTACGGTGTTCACGGATCAACAAAAGAGCTTGTCGAAGCAGCCCGCAGAAACGGCTGCGACATCGTCTGCTACGGGCACACTCATCTGACTGAGAATACCTATTCAGACGGAATGTACATACTGAATCCCGGCAGCGCAGCCTGTCCGCGCGGTACCAGTGAACGCACCTACGCCTTTATCGACATTGGCAATCACGGTGTTTTCATAAGCATCGCAGCTCTCTGA
- a CDS encoding glutamine synthetase family protein has protein sequence MNNYSEADIISFVNENDVQFIRLAFVDFFGNLKNLAIMPSELHTALTSGMPLDASVFYGVNDYSHGDLCLIPDPATLSVLPWRPRAGRVVRFLCHIKNHDGTPFKGDLRARLRNTSDKLDVSGYTCNVGTEAQFYLFELGDDGKPTRKTNDNAGYLDVSPLDHGENIRREICLSIDEMEIKPETSRHLHGHGQNEITFKSGSVLAAADNTLNFKTAVRSIASQNGLHASFMAYPLRDQPRSSFFINLSIEKEGKNIFRVENGQISGDGAHFIAGILSHLREISVFLGPTTNSYFRNGLAEEHQTINWAFERRDAALRIITGLNSGEKLEIRSADPSCNIHMVLDLILKAGIEGIEKELPLPEAGVSCGDLPESLSEAVEAARNSEFVKSSLSDLELKQVFERFERRISSYNDASNKEENEYNEYFSII, from the coding sequence ATGAACAATTACTCGGAAGCTGATATTATCAGCTTTGTAAACGAAAACGACGTACAGTTTATAAGGCTTGCGTTTGTTGACTTTTTCGGAAATCTTAAAAACCTTGCGATCATGCCTTCCGAACTGCACACTGCGCTGACTTCAGGAATGCCGCTTGACGCTTCAGTTTTCTACGGAGTAAATGACTACTCACACGGTGACCTCTGTCTCATTCCTGACCCGGCTACACTTTCAGTACTGCCGTGGAGACCGCGTGCAGGACGTGTGGTACGTTTCCTGTGCCACATTAAAAATCATGACGGGACCCCTTTCAAAGGCGACCTCCGCGCAAGACTCAGAAATACTTCGGACAAACTTGACGTAAGCGGCTACACATGCAATGTCGGAACTGAAGCACAGTTCTATCTTTTCGAACTCGGCGACGACGGCAAACCGACAAGGAAAACAAATGACAACGCAGGCTATCTTGACGTATCACCTCTCGATCACGGTGAAAACATAAGACGTGAGATCTGCCTTTCCATCGACGAAATGGAAATAAAGCCGGAAACTTCTCGTCATCTTCACGGCCACGGACAGAACGAGATCACATTCAAATCCGGAAGCGTTCTCGCCGCGGCTGACAACACGCTCAACTTCAAGACTGCAGTACGTTCAATCGCATCCCAGAACGGCCTTCACGCATCTTTCATGGCTTACCCGCTGCGCGACCAGCCAAGGAGTTCCTTCTTCATCAATCTTTCAATTGAAAAGGAAGGAAAAAATATTTTCAGAGTTGAAAACGGACAGATCTCCGGTGACGGAGCTCACTTCATCGCTGGCATTCTTTCACACCTGCGTGAAATATCCGTTTTCCTCGGTCCTACAACAAACTCATACTTCCGTAACGGCCTTGCCGAGGAACACCAGACAATAAACTGGGCATTTGAACGTCGCGATGCTGCACTCAGGATAATAACCGGCCTGAATTCCGGTGAAAAACTTGAGATCCGTTCTGCCGATCCTTCATGCAACATCCACATGGTACTCGATCTCATTCTGAAGGCTGGTATTGAAGGCATAGAAAAGGAACTTCCGCTTCCTGAAGCAGGTGTTTCATGCGGAGATCTTCCTGAATCACTCAGTGAAGCTGTAGAAGCTGCCAGGAACAGTGAATTTGTAAAGAGCAGTCTTTCCGATCTTGAACTGAAACAGGTATTCGAAAGATTTGAAAGACGCATAAGCAGCTACAATGATGCCAGCAACAAGGAAGAAAACGAGTACAATGAATACTTCAGCATCATATGA
- a CDS encoding protein phosphatase 2C domain-containing protein: MQLKISVATNIGKFRINNEDNYYANGKILTDGVSDDFSITYTEEVTDHALFAVCDGMGGESCGEVASATAVNVLDTFREKIFSAADNKEQSEAVNEYARTASLAINEEILKAGGRKGGTTLTLACVKNGIVSMYYLGDSRIYLYRDDVLTRLTRDHTVAYEMIDSNVLTEEEAEKSPDRHRLTMYLGYDDDPSDIKAGFAGSYTLAEGERFLMCTDGLNEMCSSEEIRSILSTAGDDAAKALVDKALENGGMDNVTCIVLEVC; the protein is encoded by the coding sequence ATGCAGCTGAAGATCTCTGTTGCCACAAACATTGGCAAGTTCAGGATCAACAATGAAGACAATTACTATGCCAATGGAAAAATACTGACTGACGGTGTTTCAGATGATTTTTCCATAACCTATACGGAAGAAGTGACAGATCATGCTCTGTTTGCCGTATGTGACGGCATGGGAGGCGAAAGCTGCGGCGAAGTTGCATCTGCAACAGCAGTGAACGTGCTTGATACTTTCCGTGAAAAGATTTTTTCTGCAGCCGATAATAAGGAACAGTCTGAAGCAGTAAACGAATACGCACGTACAGCAAGTCTTGCAATAAATGAAGAAATACTGAAAGCCGGCGGACGTAAAGGCGGTACAACGCTTACTCTTGCATGCGTTAAGAACGGCATTGTTTCAATGTATTACCTTGGTGACAGCCGTATCTATCTTTATCGTGACGACGTTCTTACCAGACTTACACGTGATCATACGGTCGCCTATGAAATGATCGATTCCAATGTTCTTACCGAAGAAGAAGCAGAGAAGAGTCCGGACAGGCACAGACTTACGATGTATCTCGGATATGACGACGATCCGTCGGACATCAAGGCCGGATTTGCCGGATCGTATACACTTGCCGAGGGTGAACGTTTCCTTATGTGCACCGACGGATTAAATGAAATGTGCAGCTCCGAAGAGATCCGTTCGATCCTTTCGACAGCCGGAGATGACGCAGCAAAAGCACTTGTTGACAAGGCGCTTGAAAACGGCGGCATGGATAATGTAACATGCATCGTACTTGAAGTCTGCTAA
- a CDS encoding ANTAR domain-containing protein, which yields MDKTLIISGSEQAATLLTNLMKSYCSSQITVASSGNEARRLINRTEFDVAIISTPLPDEFGSDLAAAISERSSTGVLLICKADIADELSEKLEVCGVCVLAKPLNKTLFYHTLKMLQATRARMMNVMKEYSKLQTKIEEARLVNRAKCILIQYLKLTEPQAHRYIEKQAMDQRLSKTEVAQNILKTYEQ from the coding sequence TTGGACAAAACCCTTATAATAAGCGGTTCCGAACAGGCGGCCACTCTGCTTACGAATCTGATGAAGTCATACTGCAGCAGTCAGATAACCGTAGCATCAAGCGGAAACGAGGCACGCCGTCTTATAAACCGCACAGAATTCGACGTTGCAATAATCAGTACTCCTCTTCCGGATGAATTCGGAAGTGACCTTGCTGCAGCCATATCAGAACGTTCCAGCACCGGTGTTCTGCTCATATGCAAGGCAGACATAGCTGATGAATTATCAGAAAAACTTGAAGTATGCGGCGTCTGCGTACTTGCAAAACCGCTGAACAAAACTCTTTTCTATCATACCCTCAAAATGCTGCAGGCAACAAGAGCACGTATGATGAACGTAATGAAGGAATACTCGAAGCTTCAGACTAAAATAGAAGAAGCCAGACTCGTAAACCGCGCGAAATGTATCCTTATACAGTATCTTAAACTCACCGAACCCCAGGCCCACAGATACATCGAAAAACAGGCCATGGACCAGCGTCTCTCCAAAACAGAGGTCGCACAGAACATTCTTAAGACGTATGAGCAGTAA